In Onthophagus taurus isolate NC chromosome 6, IU_Otau_3.0, whole genome shotgun sequence, a genomic segment contains:
- the LOC111427738 gene encoding schwannomin-interacting protein 1 homolog, with amino-acid sequence MRLKNVDGPLSVHNGNSALLNSPKRINTVQNSNVSTTLTTITSGQYNANVNSNVNQYIVNDNSNVLITNTKGDTNLLNNIGINEDTRVQWCNAAHAQIRTEIANNVNDNRKRQHQLFNINNTLAVSLENTRRATASSICSESSPDDSLLDYEDAHQSCSSVDTSPQEEDRGFDVSDSESISDDINLSQNETNFQRRGIVNPNYPGFQHLAHTLEYGIKASSDTDLTDDDFDCEAESKYVVDSNNANNNNNNNNNNDEEETEYHGDKIDSVNRLDSVENIQKVFYDKTVLNIPLESQSGEPSTSNSNQISDDDDNSPKIEIKEEEKVYNKDNGIIGDLEKEIVQELDRIGIGPDSPIERVVKEELEEAVERLSLAKDLEPTASKYNYEPNVEEPFNKEPPKMLTVLPNNFEHNLTIKDIKILQEDNFKMKLSDAFLSEVQDLIPPVDQEMFADTNLNEEKDVMEVDLDKSKMFNNDLVKGDAIWENEERALRGKHQKFSLNQNEELEKFCKEDKTKDEPEKDEDSAIPRKKEKVEVTFRKKRDYNQQIGSLITIPRRELGCSRGRENLNRRSVPLAREKKRTNPELLGSFDVYNIETAMPKIDLEAIELHLRAAREEERRRRTDREEIRRRLAMGSEDEYYNDRPGRKPSLQSRLQSGMNLQICFMNDTMSDTESPSSDSECTMTNPKQQKSKTIINANQNVDEEKIPPPIRPATLSIGQPLLQPITQPMTETDFFARQARLQTEARMALAQAKEMARMQMEIERQKQKKSPITEMVRHSLEKVGIPFPEDRRRLSRQILTEMNVAQLQVIVNDLHTQIETLNENLVKFLMERDDLHMEQDSMLVDIEDLTRYLGAKEQSLKDQNQSTIQNNNIPPPSPAPSSPLAALNSSMKPHLHRIASLVKK; translated from the exons ATGCGTCTAAAAAACGTGGACGGTCCGCTATCCGTCCACAATGGTAACTCGGCGTTATTAAATTCACCAAAACGTATCAACACCGTTCAAAATAGTAACGTTTCGACAACCTTAACAACAATAACAAGCGGACAATACAACGCGAACGTAAATTCGAATGTAAATCAGTATATAGTGAACGATAATTCGAATGTGCTCATTACTAATACCAAGGGGGATACAAATCTCCTTAACAACATCGGTATCAACGAAGATACAAGAGTGCAATGGTGCAACGCTGCACATGCTCAAATCCGGACCGAGATCGCGAACAACGTGAACGACAACCGGAAACGACAACATCAACTGTTCAATATCAACAACACGCTGGCTGTCTCATTGGAAAATACGAGGAGAGCTACGGCCTCTTCAATCTGTTCAGAATCTTCACCAGATGATAGCCTTTTAGACTATGAAG ATGCACATCAAAGCTGCTCATCTGTAGACACTTCCCCGCAAGAAGAAGACAGAGGTTTTGATGTATCCGACTCTGAATCGATATCGGACGATATTAATTTGAGTCAAAACGAAACAAACTTTCAGCGTAGGGGAATCGTAAATCCGAATTATCCCGGATTTCAACATTTAGCGCATACTTTAGAGTACGGAATAAAAGCTTCATCTGACACTGATTTAACGGACGACGATTTCGATTGTGAGGCAGAATCAAAATACGTTGTAGATTCTAATAACgctaataataacaacaacaacaataataataacgatGAAGAAGAAACGGAATATCATGGGGATAAAATTGATAGTGTAAACCGATTGGATAGTGTGGAAAATatccaaaaagttttttatgataaaacgGTTTTGAACATTCCCTTAGAATCCCAATCAGGTGAACCAAGCACTTCAAACTCAAATCAAATCAGTGATGACGACGATAACTCCccaaaaatagaaattaaagaagaagaaaaagtttataataaagataatGGAATTATCGGTGATTTAGAGAAAGAAATCGTTCAAGAACTTGATCGTATCGGAATCGGTCCAGATTCGCCAATAGAAAGAGTTGTAAAAGAAGAGCTTGAAGAAGCCGTCGAAAGATTATCTTTAGCTAAAGATTTAGAACCAACAGcttcaaaatataattacgAACCAAACGTGGAAGAACCGTTTAATAAGGAACCACCAAAAATGTTAACCGTACTCCCAAATAAtttcgaacataacctaacaatcaaagatataaaaattcttcaaGAAGATAATTTTAAGATGAAACTTTCAGACGCATTCCTATCCGAAGTACAAGATCTAATACCACCCGTGGATCAAGAGATGTTCGCCGACACGAATTTGAACGAGGAAAAAGACGTTATGGAGGTCGACCTCGACAAgtctaaaatgtttaataacgACCTCGTGAAAGGAGACGCGATTTGGGAAAATGAGGAACGTGCTTTGCGTGGAAAGCACCAG aaattttcattaaatcaaAACGAAGAACTAGAAAAGTTTTGTAAAGAAGACAAAACGAAAGATGAACCGGAAAAAGACGAAGATAGCGCCATTCCGCGTAAAAAGGAGAAAGTGGAAGTTACCTTCCGGAAGAAAAGAGACTACAACCAACAGATTGGGAGTCTTATCACTATTCCCAGGAGGGAGTTGGGCTGCAGCAGGGGGCGCGAAAATTTAAACAGGAGATCCGTTCCCCTGGCCAGGGAAAAGAAAAGAACCAACCCAGAGCTTTTAG GGAGCTTCGACGTGTACAATATCGAAACGGCGATGCCGAAAATTGATTTAGAAGCAATCGAGCTGCACCTGAGGGCTGCCAGGGAAGAGGAAAGAAGG AGAAGAACTGATCGAGAGGAGATTCGTCGAAGGCTTGCAATGGGATCGGAAGATGAGTATTATAATGATAGGCCGGGAAGAAAACCCAGCTTACAATCTCGTTTACAAAGTG GTATGAACcttcaaatttgttttatgaACGATACTATGTCAGATACAGAGAGTCCAAGTTCTGATTCTGAGTGTACGATGACGAATcctaaacaacaaaaatcaaaaacgatTATTAATGCGAATCAAAACGTTGATGAGGAGAAAATTCCACCTCCAATAAGACCAGCAACTCTTTCAATTGGTCAACCTTTACTTCAACCCATCACCCAACCTATGACAGAAACTGATTTTTTTGCTCGACAGGCTCGGTTACAAACTGAGGCTAGAATGGCTTTGGCTCAAGCTAAAGAAATGGCTCGAATGCAAATGGAg ATTGAGaggcaaaaacaaaaaaagagtCCCATAACGGAAATGGTTCGTCATAGTTTAGAAAAGGTTGGAATTCCATTTCCAGAAGATCGAAGAAGATTGTCAAGACAAATTTTAACCGAAATGAACGTGGCTCAATTACAAGTAATCGTAAACGATTTACATACTCAAATTGAGACCCTAAACGAAAACTTGGTTAAGTTTTTAATGGAAAGAGATGATTTGCACATGGAACAAGATTCCATGTTGGTTGATATTGAGGATTTAACCAGATATTt ggGTGCTAAAGAGCAATCATTAAAAGATCAAAACCAAtcaacaatacaaaataataatatcccACCTCCATCGCCGGCTCCATCTTCTCCATTAGCGGCTTTAAATAGTAGCATGAAACCACATCTACATAGGATAGCTAgtttagtaaaaaaataa
- the LOC111427970 gene encoding protein phosphatase 1L gives MEDELDDKIIYQTYVSHMKIMSRIAWGLPVNLSPLTCASYLWKMLKIYVLKPEIFVFGLVVFVLVMYVQTVQLWSANLLGRLQYTLGKTEKSRIQKLNLFAIGDVEKSSWELKNGPVAAYAVQGRRPKMEDRFVINNDINKTGVSLFAVFDGHGGEFAANYAKDKLIQNLHNKIVEIKGLIKGDPVKVVKSEVCEEEKKDPEKPVTPNLQERRKSFRKTSSTTDECIKGAKEITDPELLNKLDNIRPISREIKPSKLEVLKKSKPTDYFDRFGTIDYAKLITDEVLAADQLLVETAKKSMDVAGTTALIAILEGFKLIVGNVGDSRGVMCDSKGNAIPLSFDHKPQQMRERKRIKEAGGFVSFNGVWRVAGILATSRALGDYPLKDKKLVIADPDILTFDLSYHKPQFVILASDGLWDTFSNEEAVAFVKERLNESDFGAKSITLQSFYRGSLDNISVIVINFKDNSVLDGQN, from the coding sequence ATGGAAGACGAATTAGATGATAAAATAATCTATCAAACGTACGTATCCCATATGAAAATAATGTCACGTATAGCATGGGGTTTGCCGGTTAATTTGTCCCCATTAACTTGTGCTTCGTACTTgtggaaaatgttaaaaatctaCGTATTAAAACCGGAGATTTTTGTATTTGGATTGGTTGTGTTCGTTTTGGTTATGTACGTACAAACGGTCCAACTATGGAGTGCTAATTTATTAGGGCGCCTTCAATACACATTGGGGAAGACTGAGAAGTCCAGGATTCAAAAGCTGAATCTATTCGCAATAGGCGACGTTGAAAAATCAAGTTGGGAATTGAAGAATGGTCCGGTTGCCGCTTATGCAGTTCAGGGCCGACGTCCAAAAATGGAAGATagatttgttataaataatgatattaataaaacggGTGTCTCATTGTTTGCTGTTTTTGATGGTCATGGTGGCGAATTTGCTGCAAATTATGCTAAAGATAAACTCATTCaaaatttacataataaaattgttgagatTAAAGGATTAATTAAAGGGGATCCAGTTAAAGTAGTCAAAAGTGAGGTTTGCGAGGAAGAAAAGAAAGATCCTGAAAAACCTGTTACTCCAAATTTACAAGAAAGGAGAAAAAGCTTTCGAAAAACTTCCTCAACAACCGATGAATGTATAAAGGGTGCTAAAGAAATTACCGATCctgaattattaaataaattagacaACATCCGACCAATTTCTAGAGAAATTAAACCTAGCAAATtagaagtattaaaaaaatctaaaccaACTGATTATTTTGATCGTTTTGGTACAATTGATTATGCAAAATTAATAACCGATGAAGTTTTAGCTGCCGATCAATTATTGGTAGAAACAGCAAAAAAATCTATGGATGTTGCTGGAACAACAGCTTTAATAGCTATTTTAGAAGGTTTCAAATTAATTGTAGGTAATGTTGGTGATTCCCGGGGTGTCATGTGTGATTCAAAGGGAAACGCAATTCCTTTATCTTTCGATCATAAACCACAACAAATGCGAGAACGTAAACGTATTAAAGAAGCGGGCGGatttgttagttttaatgGAGTATGGCGAGTAGCTGGCATTTTAGCAACTTCTCGTGCACTCGGCGATTATcctttaaaagataaaaaattggTTATAGCAGACCCAGATATTTTAACTTTCGATTTATCATATCATAAGCcacaatttgttattttagctTCAGACGGTTTATGGGATACATTCTCGAATGAAGAAGCTGTAGCGTTTGTTAAAGAACGATTAAACGAGTCAGATTTTGGCGCTAAAAGTATTACATTACAATCGTTTTATCGCGGTTCGTTGGATAATATTAGTgtgattgttattaattttaaagataattcgGTTTTGGATGGTCAGAATTAG
- the LOC111427904 gene encoding growth hormone-inducible transmembrane protein-like isoform X2, producing MASMLLSRMCCSPGVRASTIRKLPVKSFVRNYARDSRESFERATRRPTLREKAMAPATDSAFNIGKGALAGGAVVGLGALCFYGLGLSDQAGALEKSTFWPQYVKDRITTTYMYFGGSLAITAASAVAAFRSPAILRLVANNGFMGIAISLAAIIGTGMLAQGIEYKEGFGAKQIAWILHSSVMGAMVAPLCFLGGPILIRAAWYTAGIVGGLSTIAVCAPSEKFLMMGGPLAMGLGVVFVSSLATMFLPPTTAIGAGLYSISLYGGLLLFSGFLLYDTQRIIKQAETHPASAALYGVRPYDPVNAAIAIYLDTLNIFIRMATILAGGGQRKN from the exons ATGGCATCTATGTTATTAAGTCGAATGTGTTGCTCCCCTGGTGTACGAGCTAGCACCATCAGGAAATTACCGGTTAAAAGTTTCGTAAGGAATTATGCTAGGGATTCTAGGGAGAGCTTTGAAAGGGCGACCAGAAGACCAACTTTACGAGAAAAAGCCATGGCACCAGCTACAGATTCAG cttttAATATTGGAAAAGGTGCTTTGGCTGGTGGCGCTGTTGTGGGATTAGGTGCCCTTTGTTTTTATGGTTTAGGATTATCTGACCAAGCGGGAGCTTTAGAGAAATCAAC tttctgGCCCCAATATGTAAAAGATAGGATAACAACAACTTACATGTATTTTGGGGGATCGTTGGCAATAACAGCAGCCAGTGCTGTTGCAGCATTTAGGAGCCCAGCTATTTTAAGATTAGTTGCAAATAACGGATTTatg gGAATTGCAATAAGTCTTGCTGCTATAATTGGTACAGGAATGTTAGCTCAAGGGATAGAATACAAAGAAGGTTTTGGAGCAAAACAAATTGCTTGGATCTTGCATTCTAGTGTTATGGGTGCTATGGTGGCCCCATTATGTTTCTTAGGTGGTCCAATTCTTATCCGGGCAGCTTGGTATACTGCTGGAATTGTTGGTGGTTTAAGCACAATAGCT gttTGTGCGCCAAGTGAAAAATTCTTAATGATGGGAGGTCCCTTAGCGATGGGGTTGGGAGTAGTTTTTGTATCTTCATTAGCCACAATGTTTTTACCACCAACTACAGCTATAGGAGCAGGCCTTTATTCGATTTCTCTTTATGGAGGGTTGTTATTGTTCTCTGGTTTCTTGCTTTATGATACTCAACGCATTATAAAACAAGCTGAAACTCATCCTGCTTCGGCTGCTTTGTATGGAGTACGACCATATGATCCAGTCAATGC tgcAATTGCGATTTATTTGGAtactttaaacatttttataagaatGGCGACTATTTTGGCTGGTGGCGGACAACGAaagaa ttaa
- the LOC111427880 gene encoding cysteine protease ATG4A yields MEGYYADEAASEFTDIPATDTPVWILGVKYNALHDAAQIKKDICTKIWVTYRKGFVPIGDTEGITSDKGWGCMLRCGQMVLAQALVNLHLGRDWTWSPETKTAEYLQIIHRLEDRRQAPFSIHQIAQMGVSEGKAIGQWFGPNTVAQVLKKLVKYDDWTSLEIHVALDNLLIINDIRELCKTGGISWKPLLLLVPLRLGLNEINPIYIKALQNCFKFHQSLGIIGGKPNMALWFMGFMGNEVFCLDPHTTQKSGTIGKKETEDEILVDLTYHCRKAPRMNILTMDPSIALCFFCKTEKDFNDLCDNIKEHVVTSDNQMLFEIILNKPTAYFSESFAESPKHSPNLTKHSEDSDEFEVL; encoded by the exons ATGGAAGGTTATTACGCAGATGAAGCGGCTTCAGAATTCACTGATATACCAGCTACGGACACCCCAGTATGGATTTTAGGGGTTAAATACAATGCTTTACATG ATGCTgcacaaattaaaaaagacattTGTACAAAAATTTGGGTAACCTACCGGAAAGGCTTTGTTCCTATTGGTGATACGGAAGGAATTACATCCGATAAAGGATGGGGTTGTATGTTGAGGTGTGGTCAAATGGTTTTGGCACAAGCTCTCGTTAATTTACATCTAGGAAGGGATTGGACGTGGAGTCCTGAAACAAAAACTGCAGAATATTTACAGATTATACATCGATTGGAGGATAGAAGACAAGCTCCATTTTCCATTCATCAAATTGCCCAAATGGGTGTTTCGGAGGGAAAAGCTATAGGACAATGGTTTGGACCTAACACTGTGGCTCAagttttaaa AAAACTAGTAAAATACGATGATTGGACATCATTAGAAATTCATGTTGCCCTTGATAATTTATTGATCATAAATGATATTc gtGAATTATGTAAAACTGGTGGAATATCGTGGAAACCTCTACTTCTGCTAGTGCCTTTACGCTTAGGACTAAATGAAATCAACCCAATTTATATAAAAGCTTTACAGAATTGTTTCAAATTCCACCAAAGTTTAGGTATAATCGGAGGAAAACCAAATATGGCTTTATGGTTTATGGGTTTTATGGGTAACGAAGTGTTTTGTCTTGATCCTCATACAACACAAAAATCAGGAACTATTGGAAAGAAAGAGACTGAAGATGAGATATTAGTTGATTTAACTTATCATTGTAGAAAAGCGCCAAGAATGAATATATTAACGATGGATCCAAGTATAGCTTTa tgtttcTTTTGTAAAACTGAAAAGGATTTTAATGATCTTTGTGATAATATTAAGGAACACGTTGTTACATCCGATAACCAAATgctttttgaaattatattaaataaaccaACGGCTTATTTTTCGGAATCATTTGCTGAATCACCGAAACATTCGCCGAATCTAACAAAACACAGCGAGGATTCCGATGAATTCGAAgtactttaa
- the LOC111427904 gene encoding growth hormone-inducible transmembrane protein-like isoform X1 encodes MASMLLSRMCCSPGVRASTIRKLPVKSFVRNYARDSRESFERATRRPTLREKAMAPATDSAFNIGKGALAGGAVVGLGALCFYGLGLSDQAGALEKSTFWPQYVKDRITTTYMYFGGSLAITAASAVAAFRSPAILRLVANNGFMGIAISLAAIIGTGMLAQGIEYKEGFGAKQIAWILHSSVMGAMVAPLCFLGGPILIRAAWYTAGIVGGLSTIAVCAPSEKFLMMGGPLAMGLGVVFVSSLATMFLPPTTAIGAGLYSISLYGGLLLFSGFLLYDTQRIIKQAETHPASAALYGVRPYDPVNAAIAIYLDTLNIFIRMATILAGGGQRKK; translated from the exons ATGGCATCTATGTTATTAAGTCGAATGTGTTGCTCCCCTGGTGTACGAGCTAGCACCATCAGGAAATTACCGGTTAAAAGTTTCGTAAGGAATTATGCTAGGGATTCTAGGGAGAGCTTTGAAAGGGCGACCAGAAGACCAACTTTACGAGAAAAAGCCATGGCACCAGCTACAGATTCAG cttttAATATTGGAAAAGGTGCTTTGGCTGGTGGCGCTGTTGTGGGATTAGGTGCCCTTTGTTTTTATGGTTTAGGATTATCTGACCAAGCGGGAGCTTTAGAGAAATCAAC tttctgGCCCCAATATGTAAAAGATAGGATAACAACAACTTACATGTATTTTGGGGGATCGTTGGCAATAACAGCAGCCAGTGCTGTTGCAGCATTTAGGAGCCCAGCTATTTTAAGATTAGTTGCAAATAACGGATTTatg gGAATTGCAATAAGTCTTGCTGCTATAATTGGTACAGGAATGTTAGCTCAAGGGATAGAATACAAAGAAGGTTTTGGAGCAAAACAAATTGCTTGGATCTTGCATTCTAGTGTTATGGGTGCTATGGTGGCCCCATTATGTTTCTTAGGTGGTCCAATTCTTATCCGGGCAGCTTGGTATACTGCTGGAATTGTTGGTGGTTTAAGCACAATAGCT gttTGTGCGCCAAGTGAAAAATTCTTAATGATGGGAGGTCCCTTAGCGATGGGGTTGGGAGTAGTTTTTGTATCTTCATTAGCCACAATGTTTTTACCACCAACTACAGCTATAGGAGCAGGCCTTTATTCGATTTCTCTTTATGGAGGGTTGTTATTGTTCTCTGGTTTCTTGCTTTATGATACTCAACGCATTATAAAACAAGCTGAAACTCATCCTGCTTCGGCTGCTTTGTATGGAGTACGACCATATGATCCAGTCAATGC tgcAATTGCGATTTATTTGGAtactttaaacatttttataagaatGGCGACTATTTTGGCTGGTGGCGGACAACGAaagaagtaa